In Candidatus Hydrogenedentota bacterium, the following are encoded in one genomic region:
- a CDS encoding alpha-mannosidase, with protein sequence MSTTPPERTLHMIGHGHIDPTWLWRWTEGYEEVRATFRSALDRMRETPDFTFTASSPCFYAWIQESEPAMFEEIRARVAEGRWEIAGGMWIEPDCNIPCGESLVRHGLYGQRFFQRAFGKKAVIGFNPDTFGHPGNLPQILRGLGLNHYVFMRPMAVAERDYPGGTTFWWRAPDGSRVLTSNLGPDYNCWHSTRERMRSLPDNPQLNPGQTHILGFYGVGNHGGGPTKAAIADIEALRDEEGPLKPEFSTLERFFEAIARELDPATLHVADSELQYHARGCYSVHAGIKRWNRSAEHALMNAERLAMMAHVLESHAYPAETLSEAWRDLLYNHFHDIIAGTSVESSYEDARDQIGAARGRARAVINTAIQTIAREIDTTAAGNTIVVFNPLPWPVSQPVRVSGIVRRALDDPLHLVDDAGQPVPVQKVRGDILAEMPFAGDQSAFIAEVPGLGYRCYHARGGKSSARSGRILEATRECLENDWWRLELDPYGGHIARLYDKAAGVEVLREGLVLAALLDNSDTWSHGVKEFFVEAGRFGEARLRLVEHGDVLAMIEVTSRFGKSEAIAEISLFRDNPRIAVQMRVNWQESYHALKLGFETRITGGEATYETPYAATVRPATGYEEPGQQWFDLSGSIGETPYGLSILNSGQYGFDIKNDAMRVTLLRSPAYAHHDPVRYTADARQPIMDQGWHDFHLQLCPHAGGWRDVNAPRLAWEHNAPCIVHVESAHPGRLPARGGLLHCDAPNVILSVVKLPEEGAGLLVRGYETQGLATETTLRFPMLDRAYPAGFGPYTVKTWLIDPAAGSLREVNLLEEPA encoded by the coding sequence ATGAGCACCACGCCACCCGAACGCACGCTGCACATGATCGGCCACGGCCACATTGACCCCACGTGGCTCTGGCGCTGGACCGAAGGCTACGAAGAGGTGCGCGCCACCTTTCGCAGCGCGCTCGATCGCATGCGCGAAACGCCCGACTTCACCTTCACGGCCAGCAGCCCGTGCTTCTACGCGTGGATCCAGGAATCCGAACCGGCCATGTTCGAGGAGATCCGCGCGCGCGTGGCGGAAGGCCGCTGGGAAATCGCGGGCGGCATGTGGATCGAGCCGGACTGTAACATCCCGTGCGGCGAGTCCCTCGTGCGCCACGGCCTCTACGGGCAGCGCTTCTTCCAGCGGGCGTTCGGTAAGAAGGCCGTGATCGGCTTTAACCCCGACACCTTCGGGCACCCGGGCAACCTGCCGCAAATCCTGCGCGGGCTCGGCCTGAACCACTACGTGTTCATGCGCCCCATGGCGGTGGCCGAGCGCGACTATCCAGGCGGCACGACCTTCTGGTGGCGGGCGCCCGACGGCAGCCGCGTCTTGACCAGCAACCTGGGGCCGGATTACAACTGCTGGCACAGCACGCGCGAACGCATGCGCTCCCTGCCCGACAACCCGCAGCTCAACCCGGGCCAGACGCATATTCTGGGGTTCTATGGGGTCGGCAACCACGGCGGCGGCCCCACGAAGGCCGCCATAGCGGATATCGAGGCCCTGCGCGACGAAGAAGGCCCGCTGAAGCCGGAGTTCTCCACGCTCGAACGCTTTTTCGAGGCCATCGCCCGGGAACTGGACCCCGCGACGCTGCACGTGGCGGATTCGGAGCTACAGTACCACGCGCGCGGCTGCTACAGCGTCCACGCGGGAATCAAACGCTGGAACCGGAGCGCGGAACACGCCCTGATGAACGCCGAGCGCCTCGCGATGATGGCGCACGTGCTGGAGTCGCACGCCTACCCCGCGGAGACCCTCTCCGAGGCGTGGCGCGACCTGTTGTACAACCACTTCCACGACATTATCGCCGGCACGAGCGTGGAATCCTCCTACGAAGACGCGCGCGATCAGATCGGCGCCGCCCGGGGCCGCGCGCGCGCCGTAATCAATACCGCCATCCAGACCATCGCCCGCGAAATTGACACGACCGCCGCCGGCAACACCATCGTGGTGTTCAATCCGCTCCCGTGGCCCGTCTCCCAGCCCGTGCGCGTCTCCGGCATCGTCCGCCGCGCCCTGGACGACCCCTTGCACCTGGTCGACGACGCGGGCCAGCCGGTTCCCGTTCAGAAGGTTCGCGGCGATATACTCGCGGAAATGCCCTTCGCCGGCGACCAGTCCGCGTTTATCGCGGAAGTCCCCGGTCTGGGTTACCGGTGCTACCACGCCCGCGGCGGCAAATCGAGCGCACGATCCGGCCGCATCCTGGAAGCGACCCGGGAATGCCTCGAGAACGACTGGTGGCGCCTCGAACTGGACCCCTACGGCGGCCACATCGCCCGGCTCTACGACAAGGCGGCGGGCGTCGAGGTGCTGCGGGAGGGCCTCGTGCTCGCCGCGCTGCTGGACAACTCCGATACCTGGAGCCACGGCGTGAAGGAGTTCTTCGTGGAGGCCGGGCGCTTCGGCGAGGCCCGGCTCCGGCTGGTGGAACACGGCGACGTCCTGGCGATGATCGAGGTCACCTCGCGCTTCGGTAAGTCGGAGGCCATCGCCGAGATTTCCCTGTTCCGCGACAATCCCCGCATCGCCGTTCAGATGCGCGTGAACTGGCAGGAGTCGTACCACGCGCTGAAGCTGGGCTTCGAAACGCGCATCACCGGCGGCGAGGCCACCTACGAAACCCCCTATGCGGCCACCGTCCGGCCCGCTACAGGCTACGAGGAGCCGGGACAGCAATGGTTCGACCTGAGCGGTTCGATCGGCGAAACCCCCTACGGGCTCAGCATACTGAACAGCGGCCAGTATGGCTTCGATATCAAGAACGACGCCATGCGGGTGACGCTGCTGCGCAGCCCGGCCTACGCGCACCACGATCCAGTGCGCTACACGGCGGACGCCCGGCAGCCGATCATGGACCAGGGCTGGCATGACTTCCACCTGCAACTCTGCCCCCACGCGGGTGGCTGGCGCGACGTGAACGCGCCCCGGCTCGCCTGGGAACACAACGCGCCCTGTATCGTCCACGTGGAATCGGCGCACCCCGGCCGCCTGCCCGCGCGCGGCGGTTTGCTGCATTGCGACGCCCCGAATGTTATCCTGTCGGTGGTGAAGCTGCCCGAAGAGGGCGCGGGCCTGCTGGTGCGCGGCTACGAAACCCAGGGCCTGGCCACGGAAACCACCCTGCGGTTCCCGATGCTCGATCGCGCCTACCCCGCCGGTTTCGGACCATACACGGTGAAAACCTGGCTGATCGACCCCGCGGCCGGCAGCCTGCGGGAAGTCAACCTGCTGGAGGAGCCCGCGTAG
- a CDS encoding HAD family hydrolase, producing the protein MSRTYLPGTQIEIINEFERGRIKYGLFDFDGTISILREGWQDIMHPVCVEMICGATTPTPEIEHEVREMIDETTGIQTILQMERLVEMVREKGLVPESEIQDAQGYKKIYLDRLMVPVRERLARLANGELSRENAMVKGAEDFLKIISQHDGIELYVFSGTDRDDVRNEANKLGVDHYFLEIWGALRTFAEYSKEKIINDLVAKHNLHGPEVMAVGDGPVELRNVKAVGGIAVGVASDEKRGFGLDEEKRTRLIKAGADIIVPDFGEAQALANYLFP; encoded by the coding sequence ATGAGCAGAACGTATCTGCCCGGCACCCAGATCGAGATCATCAACGAATTCGAACGCGGCAGGATCAAATACGGCCTATTCGATTTCGACGGCACCATCAGCATCCTGCGCGAAGGCTGGCAGGACATCATGCACCCCGTGTGTGTGGAGATGATTTGCGGCGCCACCACGCCCACGCCGGAGATCGAACACGAAGTCCGCGAAATGATCGACGAAACCACGGGCATCCAGACCATCCTCCAGATGGAGCGCCTCGTGGAGATGGTCCGCGAGAAGGGGCTCGTGCCCGAATCCGAGATCCAGGACGCGCAAGGCTACAAGAAGATCTACCTCGACCGCCTGATGGTGCCGGTGCGCGAGCGCCTCGCGCGCCTCGCGAACGGCGAGCTCTCCCGCGAAAACGCGATGGTGAAAGGCGCCGAGGATTTCCTCAAGATCATTTCCCAACACGACGGCATCGAGCTGTACGTCTTCAGCGGCACCGACCGCGACGATGTCCGCAATGAGGCCAACAAGCTTGGCGTGGATCACTACTTCCTGGAAATCTGGGGCGCACTGCGCACCTTCGCCGAGTACTCCAAGGAAAAAATCATCAACGACCTCGTGGCGAAGCACAACCTGCACGGCCCCGAGGTCATGGCCGTGGGCGATGGCCCGGTGGAGCTGCGCAACGTCAAGGCGGTCGGCGGCATCGCCGTGGGCGTCGCCTCGGACGAGAAACGCGGTTTCGGTCTGGACGAGGAAAAGCGGACGCGCCTCATCAAAGCCGGCGCGGACATCATCGTCCCCGATTTCGGCGAAGCCCAGGCGCTGGCCAACTATCTGTTTCCCTAA